A single genomic interval of Chrysemys picta bellii isolate R12L10 unplaced genomic scaffold, ASM1138683v2 scaf76, whole genome shotgun sequence harbors:
- the LOC135977915 gene encoding olfactory receptor 52K1-like — protein sequence MSDSNTTDFTNPSTFILLGIPGLEAAHVWISIPFCTMYAIAILGNFTILFIVKTEPSLHLPMYYFLCMLAVTDLVLSTSILPKMLSIFWFYSREINFSACLTQMYFILSFSAMESGILVAMAFDRYVAICDPLRHSTTLKNPVVAKIGLAVVLRGVVLILPYPFLARRWPYCRTNIIPHTFCEHIAVVKLACTDISLSSYYSLSVAFLVISLDVFFIAMSYTQILRAIFSLPTKDARLKTFGTCGSHLCVILASYIPHLFSALMQRFGHNVALHFHVLMANMHLLVPPMLNPIIYGVRTQQIRDRLLQPFTHKGT from the coding sequence atgtcagattccaacacaaccgacttcaccaacccctccaccttcatcctgctgggcattcctggcctggaggcagcccatgtctggatctccatccccttctgcaccatgtacgccatagccatcttggggaacttcaccatcctgttcatcgtgaagaCGGAACCAAGCCTCCATttgcccatgtactatttcctctgcatgctggccgtcaccgacctggtcctgtctacatccatcctgcccaaaatgctgagcatcttctggttctattccagggagatcaatttcagtgcctgcctcacccagatgtacttcattctcagcttctctgcgatggagtctgggatcctcgtggccatggcttttgatcgctatgtggccatctgcgatcccctgagacattccaccacccTGAAAAACCCCGTGGTGGCCAAAATTGGCCTGGCCGTGGTGCTGCGCGGTGTCGTCCTCATACTGCCCTATCCCTTCCTGGCGAGAaggtggccatattgcagaaccaacatcattccCCACACATTCTGCGAACAcatagctgtggtgaagctggcctgcacCGACATCAGCCTCAGTAGTTACTACAGCCTCTCTGTGGCATTCTTGGTGATCAGTCTGGATGTGTTCTTTATCGCCATGTCctatacccagatcctcagggccatcttcagcctcccaacaaaggatgcccggctcaagacttttgggacctgcggcTCCCACCTCTGTGTAATCTTAGCCTCTTACATCCCACATCTCTTCTCCGCCCTCATGCAAAGGTTTGGGCATAATGTGGCTCTGCATTTCCACGTTCTCATGGCCAACATGCATctcctggtgccccccatgctaaaccccatcatctatggggtgaGGACCCAACAAATCCGGGataggctgctccagccctttaCTCATAAAGGGACCTGA